In the Ctenopharyngodon idella isolate HZGC_01 chromosome 4, HZGC01, whole genome shotgun sequence genome, one interval contains:
- the LOC127510877 gene encoding LOW QUALITY PROTEIN: plexin-C1-like (The sequence of the model RefSeq protein was modified relative to this genomic sequence to represent the inferred CDS: deleted 1 base in 1 codon): protein MRGYLLGILVLLKHCFCGDDVNFDGDIKDFVVGKSKLFVLTDHRLHQMRLDLSEEKRKDITNTDQNRVNILVPFDDNDTLITCGTFTNGYCEVLDLNDITKSIYYESGISVGPRQNEKSVAFIAGTSTSRYLLVGKKDDDGKPPYPVVILWNTLQSQYGGIFNNIEHLSTPSIQSTACDVEFVDGFQRVSPSESYLFLNAKTDSESKVHVLWMNSSKDKKTEIFKSLQAATIQCCNDKARPVLVASTVIPSVNGVIWAGVFSAQNQQDPENTALALYDISTVKGRVKGFCFTGDKICGSESGSALQPLSVVFKYSSMSSVAAVRNGSWIVMFIGTSDGQLIKLMLDENFKPGCPIVLYKSADERAVFPRMHFDPVDFKHIYIALRKQLRRVSVVQCAKYSSMKDCRAALDPLCGWCVKTKRCSTQDECSKSSWMSTPKDSLQKPLVSFQAWAEESSRKITLHLALSLESTGNPVFSCSFSTGSVNLCDGSDLTAVFPNCHCSISDQLLHTGDLKVSAIVAVEDQKITETLTLRNCLNITDNSPNHSYTQCVQCISSGCQWSSSSLRCDWTQGSGPQLHIQDSCKDLLSEMDYKEPEIFSLEPNKVSFHGRNNVLLRGKNLESVTKIRIQGDLDCIPKESPVFNRSSDTLRFHIPPSGSKGTVKVCVVTFDDRCHGNSIITYSSQPSCTGIQPTVSWRRGGRKIHVQGSNMEFVESVTFDNYDQRLQTQYNPRSGDVWFHSPDNYGHRIGFKLNFGNSTVDCEHLSYEYNPIFTAFTTIQVASDLQVNIKKKADALNLSMSEVNVTGYQGDQQYHCVLERIEYKAIICEIKGESGAVTAVNTLKIRVGNYYYYDLTMGERPEYLVFFSIVFSLICLFFILIFCILLSIFRV, encoded by the exons ATGAGAGGATACTTACTTGGAATACTTGTACTTTTGAAACATTGCTTTTGCGGTGATGATGTGAACTTTGATGGAGACATCAAGGACTTTGTAGTTGGTAAAAGTAAGTTGTTCGTTCTTACTGACCATCGACTACATCAGATGAGACTCGATCTTTCTGAGGAGAAGAGGAAGGACATCACTAACACTGATCAAAATAGAGTCAACATTCTGGTGCCTTTTGACGACAACGACACCCTGATAACCTGTGGGACCTTTACAAATGGATATTGTGAAGTTCTTGACCTCAATGACATTACAAAGAGCATTTACTATGAAAGTGGTATATCGGTAGGACCGAGACAGAATGAGAAATCTGTTGCGTTCATAGCAGGTACGAGTACCAGCAGGTACCTTTTGGTTGGGAAAAAGGACGATGATGGAAAACCTCCGTATCCTGTTGTTATCTTGTGGAACACTTTACAGTCTCAATATGGTGGGATTTTCAATAACATAGAGCATTTATCAACCCCCTCGATCCAGAGCACCGCGTGCGACGTGGAGTTTGTTGACGGATTCCAGAGAGTTTCGCCCTCAGAGTCGTACTTGTTTCTCAACGCAAAGACTGACTCAGAGAGTAAAGTGCACGTCCTGTGGATGAACAGCTCTAAAGATAAAAAGACAGAAATCTTCAAATCCCTACAGGCTGCAACGATACAGTGCTGCAATGATAAAGCTCGTCCAGTGCTCGTCGCCTCCACCGTTATTCCCTCAGTGAACGGAGTTATTTGGGCAGGTGTGTTCAGTGCGCAGAATCAGCAGGATCCGGAGAACACCGCGCTGGCTCTGTACGACATCAGTACAGTTAAAGGCCGAGTGAAGGGTTTCTGCTTTACTGGTGACAAGATATGTGGTTCTGAG AGTGGTAGTGCACTTCAGCCGCTCTCTGTGGTGTTCAAGTACAGCTCAATGTCATCAGTGGCAGCAGTTAGAAATGGATCCTGGATTGTGATGTTCATAGGAACCAGTGATGGACAACTGATAAAG ctTATGTTGGATGAGAACTTCAAACCAGGCTGTCCAATAGTGCTGTACAAATCTGCAGATGAACGAGCAGtgtttcccagaatgcactttGATCCAGTAGATTTCAAACATATCTACATTGCTTTGAGGAAACAG CTCAGAAGAGTGTCTGTGGTTCAGTGTGCTAAATACAGCTCTATGAAAGACTGCAGAGCTGCTCTGGATCCTCTCTGTGGCTGGTGTGTAAAAACAAAGAG ATGCTCCACCCAAGATGAATGTTCAAAATCTTCATGGATGTCCACCCCAAAAGACTCTCTTCAGAAACCTCTGGTTTCTTTTCAGGCTTGGGCTGAAGAATCTTCCAGAAAG ATTACTCTACATCTTGCCTTGAGTCTGGAGAGCACAGGAAATCCCGTCTTCTCATGTTCCTTCTCCACAGGAAGTGTTAACCTGTGTGACGGGTCTGACCTGACTGCAGTTTTCCCAAACTGCCACTGTAGTATTTCTGACCAGCTACTACATACTGGAG ATTTAAAAGTCTCAGCTATAGTTGCTGTTGAGGATCAGAAGATCACAGAGACGCTGACACTGAGAAACTGCTTGAATATCACAGATAATTCACCAAATCATTCATATACACA gtgTGTGCAGTGTATCTCATCTGGGTGTCAGTGGTCCTCTTCCTCCCTGCGTTGTGATTGGACACAAGGATCTGGACCACAGTTACACATACAA GATTCATGTAAAGATCTGCTCTCTGAAATGGACTATAAA GAGCCAGAGATTTTCTCTCTGGAGCCCAACAAAGTTTCcttccatggcagaaacaacGTTTTACTAAGAGGAAAGAACCTGGAATCTGTCACTAAAATCCGTATTCAAGGGGATCTGGACTGTATTCCTAAAGA ATCTCCAGTGTTTAATCGCTCCAGTGACACTTTAAGGTTCCACATTCCTCCCAGTGGATCTAAAGGAACAGTGAAAGTGTGTGTTGTTACTTTTGACGATCGTTGTCATGGTAACAGCATCATCACTTACAGTTCCCAGCCCAGCTGCACAGGAATACAGCCCACAGTCAGCTGGAGAAG AGGCGGAAGAAAGATTCATGTTCAGGGGAGT AATATGGAATTTGTGGAATCAGTTACTTTCGATAATTATGATCAACGACTCCAAACACAATACAACCCAAGATCAGGG GACGTGTGGTTTCACTCACCAGATAATTATGGACATAGGATTGGTTTCAAGTTGAATTTTGGAAACTCCACTGTGGACTGTGAGCATTTGTCCTACGAGTATAATCCAATATTCACTGCATTCACCACCATACAGGTGGCCAGTGATCTACAGGTGAACATTAAG aaAAAGGCAGATGCATTGAATTTGAGTATGAGTGAGGTGAATGTGACGGGTTATCAGGGAGATCAGCAGTATCACTGTGTTTTGGAGAGGATTGAGTACAAAGCCATTATCTGTGAGATTAAAGGAGAATCAGGAGCCGTCACAGCAGTGAACACTCTCAAA ATTCGAGTtgggaattattattattatgatctCACTATGGGAGAACGTCCAGAGTATTTGGTGTTTTTTTCTATAGTATTTTCTTTAATATGCTTATTCTTTATTCTTATCTTCTGCATTTTGTTATCAATTTTTCGAGTGTAA